From a single Phocoena sinus isolate mPhoSin1 chromosome 1, mPhoSin1.pri, whole genome shotgun sequence genomic region:
- the DCLRE1B gene encoding 5' exonuclease Apollo, which translates to MNGVLIPQTPIAVDFWSLRRAGSARLFFLSHMHSDHTVGLSSTWTRPLYCSPITAYLLHRHRQVSKQWIRALEVGESHVLPLDEVGRETMTVTLIDANHCPGSVMFLFEGYFGTILYTGDFRYTPSMLKEPALRLGKQIHTLYLDNTNCNPALVLPSQEEAARQIVELIRKHPQHNIKIGLYSLGKESLLEQLALEFRTWVVLSPRRLELVQLLGLADVFTVEEKAGRIHAVDHMEICHSAMLRWNQTHPTIAILPTSRKIYRSHPDIHIIPYSDHSSYPELRAFVEALRPCQVVPIVRRQPCRDYFQDSLSPRLSVPLIPDSVQQYMSSSSRNPSFLWLLLERKLKRLRTQGVVFESLEENADHSQADRDLKKTKNENLSGELEKQPSHHPLKIKKQPFLDIRNKEWEGAVPSSESQKMVTVLTAPSGFSVHLGSTDKEFSSPETGEEISVGPYLVPRGDNAGSAATGNPRAWMGQDSPQSHSSKAAPLLAPEYRGLAVKYLLTPVNFLQVGFSSRGFDQQAEKYHQLLLKYRQESTE; encoded by the exons ATGAACGGGGTCTTGATCCCTCAAACGCCCATCGCTGTGGACTTTTGGAGCCTGCGCCGGGCTGGCTCCGCCCGGCTCTTCTTCTTGTCCCACATGCACTCGGACCACACCGTGGGTCTCTCTAGCACCTGGACCCGGCCCCTCTACTGCTCCCCAATCACCGCTTACCTCTTGCACCGTCACCGACAG GTATCTAAGCAGTGGATCCGAGCCCTGGAGGTTGGTGAGAGCCATGTCCTGCCTCTAGATGAAGTTGGGCGAGAGACCATGACTGTAACCCTCATCGATGCCAATCACTGCCCTGGCTCTGTCATGTTTCTGTTTGAAGGATACTTTGGAACCATCCTCTACACAG GGGATTTTCGGTATACACCGTCCATGCTGAAGGAGCCAGCCCTGAGACTGGGGAAACAGATCCATACCTTATACCTAGACAACACCAATTGCAACCCAGCCCTGGTTCTTCCTTCCCAAGAAGAAGCTGCCCGCCAGATTGTTGAGCTCATTCGAAAGCACCCACAACATAACATAAAGATTG GACTCTATAGCCTGGGGAAAGAGTCACTGCTGGAGCAGCTGGCCCTGGAGTTTCGGACCTGGGTGGTATTGAGTCCTCGGCGCCTGGAGTTGGTGCAGCTGCTGGGCCTGGCAGATGTGTTCACAGTGGAGGAGAAGGCTGGCCGCATCCATGCCGTGGACCACATGGAGATCTGCCATTCGGCTATGCTGCGTTGGAACCAGACCCACCCTACCATTGCTATCCTCCCCACCAGCCGGAAAATCTACCGTTCCCACCCCGATATCCACATCATCCCTTACTCTGACCATTCCTCCTACCCTGAGCTCCGTGCCTTTGTCGAAGCACTGAGGCCTTGCCAGGTGGTGCCCATTGTCAGGCGACAACCCTGTAGGGACTACTTTCAGGACAGCCTGAGCCCCAGGCTCTCTGTGCCTCTGATTCCAGACTCTGTACAGCAATACATGAGTTCCTCCTCTAGAAATCCAAGTTTTCTCTGGCTATTGTTAGAAAGGAAGCTAAAGAGACTGAGAACCCAGGGTGTCGTGTTTGAATCCCTTGAGGAAAATGCTGATCACTCTCAAGCTGACAGGGACTTGAAGAAGACCAAGAATGAGAACCTTTCTGGGGAGCTTGAGAAGCAGCCCTCCCACCATCCTTTGAAGATCAAGAAGCAGCCGTTCCTGGACATCCGCAACAAAGAATGGGAGGGTGCAGTCCCTTCCTCCGAGTCCCAGAAGATGGTGACTGTATTGACTGCCCCTTCGGGTTTTTCAGTGCACTTAGGGTCTACAGATAAAGAATTTTCCTCTCCGGAAACTGGGGAGGAAATCAGTGTAGGGCCCTACTTGGTACCCAGGGGAGACaatgcgggctcagcagccacagGGAACCCGAGAGCCTGGATGGGCCAGGATTCTCCCCAGTCTCACAGCAGCAAGGCTGCCCCTCTTCTGGCTCCTGAGTACAGGGGCCTGGCAGTCAAATACCTTCTGACTCCAGTGAACTTTCTCCAGGTAGGGTTCTCTTCCAGGGGCTTTGACCAGCAAGCGGAAAAATACCATCAACTCTTGCTCAAGTACAGACAGGAGAGTACAGAATGA